From the Paenibacillus tianjinensis genome, the window GCCAGAGAAGGCATGGTTATAGTAATGAGAAAGAAGCGATGAGAGAACAACCTCACCGCTTTTTTGATGTGCTTTGAAGTATCATTTTAATCGGTGTCTTTTTTCTTTCACTTAATAAGTTGTCTACAACAGCTTCACACAATGCTGCTGAATCATTGCTGCGAGCTCATCAAAACTATATTTATGATTCACCATATCAACAGTAAAGTCTTCAGCTAGCTTGCTCTCCATCTTGAAGCCCAAACCATTATAACGCAAAAAGATTACAAGTGCGGTAAATGCTGTACGTTTGTTACCGTTTTGAAACGGGTGATTTTGACCGAGGGATTCAAAGAGAGCAGCTGCTTTACCAAAAATAGTAGGATAAGCATCATCACCAAATGCGGATGACCCGGCGCGAAGAACGGCGGACTCCAGCAGGCCGGGATTCTTCACACCAATCTGCTCTCCAGGACTGTATCTCTGTATCATTGCTACATTGATCGCTATAACTTCCTGCGTGGTCAAATAACGGACTTCACTCATCTGTCTTTGAGTCCTTTTAAGGTCTCATCATATTCGTTGATAACCTCGGACAGACAATCCATGAAATCCTCGCTGATTCCTGCGGGCAATGTGACCTTGGCGGATTTTTTGATAACAATTTCTCCACTTTGGGGATGGACCTCGATTTGAACCGTATCGCCTAATTCCAGGCCGATTTGTTTGAAAGCATCTGTCATGGTAATGCCCAGACTATTTCCGAATTTGGTAATCTTCTGTTCCATTTCAATCCCCCTATCCATCGTATTGCCTCCTTATCAACCTGTTCAACTGTTATAACAATTATACGATAATCTATTGAGATGGGGCATTATTATTACTGGATTGACGTCAAGACTGTGATTACACTCGTTGAAGCCTAAAAAAAAGACAACCCTGACAAATACATCAGAAGTCATCCTTTTTCAGTTCGCATCAATTATTTAGCATTCATTTGGGCAAGCTCTACAAACTGTTTTTTCATATCCTTCGTCACAACCAATTCATTGAGCTTGACCGTTTCGACACCTGACGGCACTTCTTTCAGAATCTGATCAATAGTCGGCTCTCCATAGAATACCGCTTCTGGATTGTTACTGAAATGTTGTGGAATGATGACCTTTACATCCATGTCATATAACGATTGAAAAATAGCTGTGTTTTTCAGTGTTTCCGGGCCGTATTCTCCTGCATAGGTCAAAACAACATCCGCACCTTTCACGGCCTCAAGTGCCTCTGGCAATTCTATCTTATCCGTCTCCCCCATGTGTACGATCTTGAAATCACCAAAGCGAAATACGAATATCTCATTGTCCCCTAAATTCGATACATGTTTGGAAGAAAACCCGGTTACTTCTACCTCGCCGACTTTAATGGGTTCTTTCATCAAGGCGGGGACAAGTCTTTGGGGATCTCCCTTTAGCTGCTTCAAATCCGGAACGTGATCATCATGGTAATGGGACACTGTGTAGGCATCCACCTCCATATCAGGAGCTGGACCAAAAAATGCTTTTAATTTGGACGGGTAGGGGTCAGTCAAGAATGTTGTTCCATCAGGAAAGGTTAAATAAAAGCATGAATTCCCCACGTATTTAATGGTCAAGGGACCATTCTGTGTTGGTTTAGAAGACGGTGCGCTGGTGACGGCGGGTTTCGTGCCAGGTTCACTGCTTGCGGGTGCAGGAGAGGATACCTTTGCAGCGGCTGCTTCCGTATTAGGTGTACTCTCTGTTGCTTCAGTATTCGAACACCCCCCCAACATAGCACAACAGATAAGAATCAAAAGTAATACAGCGAGCCCTCCCGTACTTCTTCTTTCAAATTTCATAATATGACTCCCCTCAAACGATTTATGCTACAGAGGCATCATACCTAATCTCCTGTGCAGCGAGAATGGTGTATCTGCAATAGCTGTTTGCTTTTAAACAAGTTTTGCAATACACTCTGAAATTCTGCAGGTCTACCCGTTAACCCAAAAGTGTTATAAAATGGATTTGGTAAACGACTTACAATGGACAACTGAGGTGAACGCTGTGGATTTTGTAACAATCGGTAGAGAAGTGCATTCTGGCTATCGGCTTCCGTTATCCTTTGCTGAACATGAATCATGTATAGAAGATACTCGGGGCCATGGCAGATGGAGTCTAGTGCTGATTGAGAAGGGGGCAGGCATCTTATCCAGCGGAGGCTTGCAAACGCCATTTACTTCGCCAGTGATCCTGTGTATCAATGAACATGAACATGTGGAACTGAACGTATCCTCAGGTATACCCGTAAAGTCCGTTTATTTTGATCCATTAGTTGTGAACAGCAAATTCAATTTCGACAATGTCCATAATCCTCATGGTGATTTCTCCAACACTGAAGAGCAAGACCTTTATCTGCTTCAACCATTCATTAGGAGAAGCCTGGAATATCCCTGCATTTCAACAATAGATACTGCAAATGCTCAACATATCTCTAAGCTCTTGGTTCAGATGAACCAGACACTTGTAGCCCAAAGTGACCTCAACTGGCCCTGCCGCTCCCGCTCGCTTTTGCTGGAAGTGCTTATTCTCCTCTCAAAGCTGATTAATCAAGAGGAAAGTCTGTCAGAATCAGAAGATACTGAACCTTGTGATAGGGTAAACGATATTTTGATTTATTTACATACAAACTATTCGAATAAAATAACGTTGAATGAATTAAGCCGAATGTTTCATGTGAACCGGACCACCTTAAATCATCAGTTCTCCCAGCTCACCAATTTGTCTGTCATCGATTATTTGATCAAGTACCGCGTGCAGATAGCCGCCACTTTATTGAGAGACACCTTGCTTCCGGTCGCGGAGATTATGGAGAGGACCGGCTTCCACAACACTACGCATTTTTGGAGAATATTTAAAAAGCATACCGCGCTCTCCCCCTCCAGTTACCGGAAACAAAATTGCTGGATGTATGTTTCGGGTGAATAGTTTAATCCCTTGTAAGAGACAGGGTTTTAAAAGTGTAAGCTGCTCCCTATGAAGTAAAGCAAAAGACACCTTAACCGGTGTCTTTTTTTGCTGTGGGCACCCGCCCAAGTCCGCCCGTATAGCCCGGTAAAACGCACCGGAGAGTTCCATCCCCCTGTCATATAATCATTAGCCCAGAATTCTGCATGAGGCGCTCCGATATGAGTAAATGATTGTTTAGGAACCGTTTTGAACTCTGATATGCTCAGGATGCCCGGAGTAGCGGTAAATGGGGAGGTGACATGAGGAAGCTCACAGCCTTTTGCAAACGGTTACAAGAGTGTATCTGCATCTATTAAAAATCGGGAGGAAATGAAATGAAGAAGTGGACGGCAAAGGCAACCGGTATTCTGCTGTTATTTTCAATGGCACTAACTTTAATAGCAGGCGGATGGGGGAATACGGTGGCACATGCTGCGGGCCTTACGATCACCGGCAGCGGAGGCTGGAATGAAACCGCATATGTAGAATGGTCACCGGTTAGTAATGCCTCAGGATACAATGTATATGTTAAACCGGCAAACGCAGCGGACTCGCAGTATCAGCAAATTAATAATGAATTGATCCGCAAATATGCTTCCTATTGGAGAGCTGATGCTGTAGGGCTGGTAGCCGGAAGTTATGTGATGAAGGTCGAGGCAATTCTGACAGGGGGAGGGACGGCCAGTGCTGTATCCGATACTTTAACTGTAGCGCCGTTTGACCGTTCCGGATTTGCTTTTTCGGCAAACTCTCCGTTAGGCACAGGTTCAGGCGCATATAATGCGAATGGCACCTTGAAAAGCGGCGCTCAGGTCCTGTATATCACCTCCCAGAATGCACAAACCGTAACCCTTCCTGTAAAAGTCAGCAGCTCAGGTGCTGTACAAAACGGCGTGGGTTTGGGCGGGGTTTTGACTCTAAGACAAAAAGGCTACGACACCACTCCGCTCGCCATCCGGATTATTGGCAAAGTTACGGCCTCAGATTTGAGCGGGCAGCTCAACAGCAGCGGGTATCTTCAGGTCAAAGGTAAAAGCAATTATTCGGAAATGAATATTACGATTGAAGGGATCGGGGACGATGCTTACGCCTATGGCTGGGGGCTGCTTCTGAGATATGTCGGTAATGTGGAAGTGAGAAACCTGGGCCTGATGTTATTCCCGGACGATGGCGTGTCGATGGACACGGGGAATGCGAATGTATGGGTGCATAATAATGATATTTTCTACGGATCTGCAGGCGGGGATGCGGACCAGGCCAAGGGTGACGGTTCCACAGACCTTAAGAACGGTTCGTCGTACATCACGATCTCTTACAATCACTACTGGGATTCGGGAAAATCTTCGCTGGTCGGGCTGACCGAGCCGGCGGAATTCTTCGCCACCTTCCATCATAACTGGTTCGATCATTCGGACTCCCGTCATCCGCGTATCCGTGTGGCTTCTGTTCATATCTATAATAACTTCTATGATGGCATCTCAAAATATGGCGTTGGTGTTACCAGCGGAGGTTCCGCCTTTGTTGAATCCAACTATTTTAGACATACCAAATATCCGATGATGATTTCCCTGCAAGGCACGGATGCTCTGGGAGAAGAAGGTACATTCTCAGGCGAAAATGGCGGGATGATCAAAGCCTACAACAATCTTGTTGCGGATGCGGCCAGTCTGATTTATGCCAACTCCAATACTGGAACAGCACCGGCTAACGCAACCTCTTTTGATGCGTATCTGGCATCGGCGAGAAATGAAACCGTTCCGGGCTCATACAAGGCATTAACGGGCGGAACCGCTTATAACAACTTCGATACAACAGTTAACACGGGAGTAAGTGCATCTGCCGTTGACAGCGTAAGCGCAGTAGAGCAGATTGTTACGGCAAAAGCCGGCCGCCTGGACAGCGGAGACTTCACCTGGACATTCAATGATTCCGTGGATGACGCATCCTATGACCTCAATACAGCACTGATGTCCGCAATCAGAAGCTACACCACCGGGCTTGTATCGGTAGGCGGCAACTCCAGCCCAACCAGCCCGACTCCAACACCAACGGCAACAGTTACGCCTACAGCGACTCCTGTACCAACAGCAACGGCTACGCCAACGGAAACTCCAGTGCCAACCGCAACACCTACACCAACGGCAACTCCTGCACCAACCGCAACGGCGACACCGACACCGACAGCAACTCCAACCACTGGAGCTTATGTCCACAACTTCACCACATCAGGGACAACAAGCAGCTTCTTCAATATTCAAGGAAATCTCTCCACCAGCAAGGGGACGGTCGTATATAATGGTCTGACTCTAACTCAGTGTCTGAAAATCGAGAGCGCAACCAGCAT encodes:
- a CDS encoding type II toxin-antitoxin system death-on-curing family toxin; the encoded protein is MSEVRYLTTQEVIAINVAMIQRYSPGEQIGVKNPGLLESAVLRAGSSAFGDDAYPTIFGKAAALFESLGQNHPFQNGNKRTAFTALVIFLRYNGLGFKMESKLAEDFTVDMVNHKYSFDELAAMIQQHCVKLL
- a CDS encoding AbrB/MazE/SpoVT family DNA-binding domain-containing protein, with amino-acid sequence MDRGIEMEQKITKFGNSLGITMTDAFKQIGLELGDTVQIEVHPQSGEIVIKKSAKVTLPAGISEDFMDCLSEVINEYDETLKGLKDR
- a CDS encoding MBL fold metallo-hydrolase, translated to MKFERRSTGGLAVLLLILICCAMLGGCSNTEATESTPNTEAAAAKVSSPAPASSEPGTKPAVTSAPSSKPTQNGPLTIKYVGNSCFYLTFPDGTTFLTDPYPSKLKAFFGPAPDMEVDAYTVSHYHDDHVPDLKQLKGDPQRLVPALMKEPIKVGEVEVTGFSSKHVSNLGDNEIFVFRFGDFKIVHMGETDKIELPEALEAVKGADVVLTYAGEYGPETLKNTAIFQSLYDMDVKVIIPQHFSNNPEAVFYGEPTIDQILKEVPSGVETVKLNELVVTKDMKKQFVELAQMNAK
- a CDS encoding AraC family transcriptional regulator translates to MDLVNDLQWTTEVNAVDFVTIGREVHSGYRLPLSFAEHESCIEDTRGHGRWSLVLIEKGAGILSSGGLQTPFTSPVILCINEHEHVELNVSSGIPVKSVYFDPLVVNSKFNFDNVHNPHGDFSNTEEQDLYLLQPFIRRSLEYPCISTIDTANAQHISKLLVQMNQTLVAQSDLNWPCRSRSLLLEVLILLSKLINQEESLSESEDTEPCDRVNDILIYLHTNYSNKITLNELSRMFHVNRTTLNHQFSQLTNLSVIDYLIKYRVQIAATLLRDTLLPVAEIMERTGFHNTTHFWRIFKKHTALSPSSYRKQNCWMYVSGE
- a CDS encoding pectate lyase family protein, coding for MKKWTAKATGILLLFSMALTLIAGGWGNTVAHAAGLTITGSGGWNETAYVEWSPVSNASGYNVYVKPANAADSQYQQINNELIRKYASYWRADAVGLVAGSYVMKVEAILTGGGTASAVSDTLTVAPFDRSGFAFSANSPLGTGSGAYNANGTLKSGAQVLYITSQNAQTVTLPVKVSSSGAVQNGVGLGGVLTLRQKGYDTTPLAIRIIGKVTASDLSGQLNSSGYLQVKGKSNYSEMNITIEGIGDDAYAYGWGLLLRYVGNVEVRNLGLMLFPDDGVSMDTGNANVWVHNNDIFYGSAGGDADQAKGDGSTDLKNGSSYITISYNHYWDSGKSSLVGLTEPAEFFATFHHNWFDHSDSRHPRIRVASVHIYNNFYDGISKYGVGVTSGGSAFVESNYFRHTKYPMMISLQGTDALGEEGTFSGENGGMIKAYNNLVADAASLIYANSNTGTAPANATSFDAYLASARNETVPGSYKALTGGTAYNNFDTTVNTGVSASAVDSVSAVEQIVTAKAGRLDSGDFTWTFNDSVDDASYDLNTALMSAIRSYTTGLVSVGGNSSPTSPTPTPTATVTPTATPVPTATATPTETPVPTATPTPTATPAPTATATPTPTATPTTGAYVHNFTTSGTTSSFFNIQGNLSTSKGTVVYNGLTLTQCLKIESATSIAFTATKASTLTLVFNAEGTQIKVDGTSYPITNRIATVSLAAGAHTITKDSTANLYYIELK